The Podospora pseudopauciseta strain CBS 411.78 chromosome 2 map unlocalized CBS411.78m_2, whole genome shotgun sequence genome has a window encoding:
- a CDS encoding uncharacterized protein (EggNog:ENOG503NZ38), with product MQRSGATPTQTAAPFFASLFGGGHHSSNSNSNSNSNSHSHSHDDPSSLSPTTRKSPGKSIRSLSRPTSSGVDAAGDAGASPARQHNVLHKSRDRRPSFGRKPSFSFASSSSPKRRANSSSSANGAARPPAIQLFPDTDNPVPPLPDYALAQAVNKLSRETDAVLSSPTSTPEGFSKMLSRTTPANGQLAPPPVLQGGSSSGQPSELSVVYQHIQETANKRISTLDYLRKAHEGRIYWFNTLLFDKPDLQRMPYFDPRKLARRATNYLLLGISLPAVIDLNSSNAVEFLKSFNTLLTEFDSFQQLHSESGASSSSLSRARIPQMFRRAAGPAKTRRSSSATTAAAAAATASLAGTAGESSLGEQQLAQLESLALTPSITNTSTTYPGVGSGTVNVTHPASIMNFAGSEIDLLPGEEYTHLLTPSLPFDPDFFETFATLCDVLIDTYTRLLGLLPSPNHCGGSVAELFSKADGKVRKLLVQGVVREFEEGTRAGVKSEVANVGKVVLSGLM from the exons ATGCAGCGCTCGGGAGCCACACCGACGCAGACGGCCGCGCCCTTTTTCGCGTCCCTGTTTGGCGGCGGTCATCACTCGtccaactccaactccaactccaactcgAACTCGCACTCGCACTCGCACGACGACCCCTCGTCGCTgtctcccaccaccaggaAATCTCCGGGAAAATCCATCAGGTCGCTCTCCCGTCCCACCAGCTCGGGCGTCGACGCCGCCGGTGACGCAGGGGCTAGTCCAGCCCGGCAACACAACGTTCTCCACAAGAGCCGCGATCGCAGGCCCTCATTTGGTCGCaagccctccttctcctttgccTCGTCCAGCTCCCCGAAGCGCCGCGCAaactcgtcgtcgtcggccaATGGCGCCGCAAGACCTCCGGCCATCCAGCTCTTCCCCGACACCGACAATCCCGTGCCTCCGCTCCCCGACTACGCCCTCGCCCAGGCCGTGAACAAGTTGTCGAGAGAGACCGACGCCGTGCTGTCATCCCCCACCTCGACCCCTGAGGGCTTCTCCAAGATGCTCAGTCGCACGACACCCGCGAACGGTCAGCTGGCTCCCCCTCCTGTTCTCCAGGGCGGAAGCAGCAGTGGCCAACCGAGCGAGCTGAGCGTGGTGTACCAGCATATTCAAGAGACGGCGAATAAGAGGATATCGACGTTGGACTATCTGCGCAAGGC CCACGAAGGCCGCATCTACTGgttcaacaccctcctctttgACAAACCCGACCTCCAACGCATGCCTTATTTCGATCCCCGCAAACTCGCCCGCCGAGCCACAAACTACCTGCTGCTTGGAATCTCCCTACCAGCAGTGATAgacctcaacagcagcaacgcTGTTGAATTCCTCAAAtccttcaacaccctcctcacagAATTCGACTCGTTTCAGCAACTTCACTCCGAATCAGGCGCTTCGTCCTCTTCGTTGTCACGAGCGAGAATACCACAGATGTTCCGCCGCGCTGCCGGCCCTGCCAAGACAAGACGATCCTCCAGCGCGaccacggcggcggcagcggcggcgacgGCATCGCTGGCCGGCACAGCAGGGGAGTCCTCCCTCGGAGAGCAGCAGCTCGCTCAGCTGGAGAGTCTGGCGCTCACACCATCaatcaccaacacctccaccacttACCCGGGTGTAGGGTCAGGAACGGTCAATGTCACGCATCCAGCGTCGATTATGAACTTTGCGGGGTCCGAGATTGATTTACTTCCCGGGGAGGAGTACACCCACCTGCTCACGCCAAGTCTGCCGTTTGACCCGGACTTTTTCGAGACGTTTGCCACTTTGTGTGATGTCTTGATTGATACGTACACGAGATTGCTGGGGCTGCTGCCGAGTCCGAATCATTGTGGGGGGAGCGTGGCCGAGTTGTTTAGCAAGGCGGATGGGAAGGTGAGGAAGTTGTTGGTTCAGGGGGTTGtgagggagtttgaggaggggacGAGAGCCGGGGTGAAGAGTGAGGTTGCGAATGTGgggaaggtggtgttgagcggGTTGATGTGA